One Mercenaria mercenaria strain notata chromosome 12, MADL_Memer_1, whole genome shotgun sequence DNA segment encodes these proteins:
- the LOC123534203 gene encoding uncharacterized protein LOC123534203, whose product MESSVFTYDEIHSKDYRWRDMTGKILFTIFSQTFPLGNADNSSVWKITEEDDEYGNLDVDVKALRQLTDENQKRFRVPVDFVYKPLLSFDEVKAYLETLDKEGEEAREGEETRKGEKYDCFFFVFLTYSTPEYANTFNEEKLHFNDRTLEKGIVPQAKILDEIKKLKVVVGKPKIFLIQADDLGLLGEKQYIKGPTFVPETVIMKIPQDADRLIIKSTIPQIIANLDETGFLRAATKRPSFLIQAFIETLLENNNRKLSEREDLFTLSTCINGKIARMVKESKHRRSGDMYVPLVTSTLTKSLYL is encoded by the coding sequence ATGGAGTCGTCAGTATTCACCTACGATGAAATCCATTCAAAAGATTATAGATGGAGGGATATGACGGGAAAGATACTTTTTACAATATTCTCTCAGACGTTTCCACTTGGAAATGCCGACAATAGCAGTGTTTGGAAGATCACTGAAGAAGATGACGAGTACGGCAATCTTGATGTAGATGTCAAAGCACTTAGGCAACTGACCGATGAGAATCAGAAGAGATTTCGTGTGCCCGTTGACTTTGTATATAAACCGTTACTGTCATTTGACGAAGTAAAAGCTTACCTAGAAACACTTGACAAGGAAGGGGAAGAAGCAAGGGAAGGGGAAGAAACAAGGAAAGGGGAAAAGTatgattgtttcttttttgtgtttttgacATATAGTACGCCGGAATACGCTAATACCTTTAACGAAGAGAAGCTACATTTTAATGACAGAACTTTAGAGAAAGGAATTGTGCCTCAAGCGAAGATTTTGGATGAGATTAAGAAACTAAAGGTTGTCGTGGGAAAACCTAAGATCTTCCTTATTCAAGCGGATGACCTTGGTTTGCTTGGTGAGAAACAGTACATTAAGGGCCCGACATTTGTACCAGAAACTGTGATAATGAAAATACCCCAAGATGCTGATCGCCTCATTATCAAGTCAACCATTCCCCAGATCATTGCTAACTTGGACGAGACTGGATTTCTCAGAGCTGCTACGAAACGACCTTCGTTTCTCATTCAAGCATTTATCGAaacactgcttgaaaataacaacCGTAAGCTATCCGAAAGAGAAGATCTTTTCACACTTTCTACTTGCATCAATGGAAAGATAGCTCGTATGGTAAAGGAATCAAAGCACCGTAGGTCTGGTGATATGTACGTCCCTTTGGTCACATCTACACTCACAAAGTCACTCTATCTGTGA